A stretch of the Marivirga tractuosa DSM 4126 genome encodes the following:
- a CDS encoding cold-shock protein → MSTGTVKFFNEDKGFGFIIEDETENEIFVHVSGLEDDIEKNDKVTFETTDGKKGLNAIGVRRV, encoded by the coding sequence ATGAGTACTGGAACAGTAAAGTTCTTCAATGAAGACAAAGGATTTGGATTTATCATTGAAGACGAAACAGAGAACGAAATTTTCGTTCACGTAAGTGGTTTGGAAGACGATATCGAGAAAAACGATAAAGTTACTTTTGAAACTACAGATGGTAAAAAAGGCTTAAATGCCATTGGTGTCAGAAGAGTATAA
- a CDS encoding tetratricopeptide repeat protein has translation MRIISFAILLIAFSCNEKTSKDFSSLDKDKKEELANWYDKMSNSFLQPSELHRRFKDSALLVQPNNVQTRQVLSYSYKKVGEHIKAMEVLNKAAEIDIENGKANVLQYRAWSLLYYYRDYEGVVRDVDLIEKITNNPYNSCWGEPCGLLKGQALYKLNEFRKAIETFEIVNLEEEKLGFEGNFLISFYMGRCYSELEEYDKAILYFEESMGSVKRFPEVYYQLGLIYRKLNSNEKANENFKLAKEYIRYSMNEPYIERFDEVFEYMIDDELKELQKTNYYKSTASKLSR, from the coding sequence ATGAGAATAATTAGTTTTGCTATACTATTGATAGCCTTTAGTTGTAATGAAAAAACATCTAAAGATTTCTCGTCATTAGATAAAGATAAAAAGGAAGAATTAGCAAATTGGTATGATAAAATGTCAAACTCTTTTTTGCAACCTTCAGAATTGCATAGAAGATTTAAAGACTCTGCTTTATTAGTACAACCTAATAATGTGCAAACAAGACAAGTACTTTCTTATTCATATAAAAAAGTTGGAGAGCACATTAAGGCAATGGAAGTTTTAAACAAGGCAGCTGAAATTGACATTGAAAATGGTAAGGCGAATGTTTTACAATATAGAGCGTGGAGCCTTCTATATTACTACAGAGATTATGAAGGTGTTGTAAGAGATGTAGATTTAATAGAAAAGATCACAAATAATCCCTATAATTCGTGTTGGGGAGAACCTTGTGGCCTTCTAAAAGGACAAGCTCTATATAAACTGAATGAGTTTCGAAAAGCAATTGAGACCTTTGAAATCGTAAATTTAGAGGAAGAAAAATTGGGATTTGAGGGTAATTTTTTGATTTCCTTTTATATGGGAAGGTGTTACTCAGAACTGGAAGAATATGACAAAGCGATACTGTATTTTGAAGAATCAATGGGATCAGTAAAGCGATTTCCAGAAGTCTATTACCAATTAGGATTGATTTATAGAAAACTTAATAGTAATGAAAAGGCTAATGAGAATTTCAAGTTAGCAAAGGAATATATTAGATATAGTATGAACGAGCCTTATATAGAACGTTTTGACGAAGTTTTTGAGTATATGATAGATGATGAATTGAAAGAATTGCAAAAGACTAACTACTACAAGTCTACTGCATCCAAATTGTCTAGATGA
- a CDS encoding M42 family metallopeptidase: MENFNIELLSKICETPGAPGHEKRIRDLVISEVKSLVDEVEVDNLGNVHAIKKAKSNPEGKKVMVAAHMDEIGFMVTHIDENGFLRFTTLGGFDPKTLTAQRVIVHGKKDVIGVMGSKPIHVMTTEERNKVSKTTDYFIDLGMKKEEVEKIVSVGDAVTRERGLIEMGDCVNCKSIDNRVSVFVLIEALKTLRDHPYDVYAVFTVQEEVGLRGANVASHKINPDFGIALDTTIAFDLPGAQAHEKVTSLGGGTAIKVLDAMTICDYRMVEFMKQTADRNSIKWQPEILTAGGTDTAGLQRMGKNGAIAGAISIPTRNMHQVIEMAHKQDILDSVQLLNACIETLDKYNWDH; encoded by the coding sequence ATGGAAAATTTTAATATAGAACTACTTTCAAAAATTTGTGAAACTCCAGGTGCTCCGGGGCACGAAAAGAGGATTCGTGACTTAGTAATCAGCGAAGTAAAATCTTTGGTAGATGAAGTAGAGGTTGATAATCTTGGAAACGTACATGCCATTAAAAAAGCTAAGAGCAATCCGGAAGGCAAAAAGGTAATGGTAGCTGCTCATATGGATGAAATCGGTTTCATGGTCACTCATATAGACGAAAATGGCTTCCTTAGATTCACAACCCTTGGCGGTTTTGATCCTAAAACATTGACCGCTCAACGTGTAATTGTACATGGTAAAAAAGATGTGATAGGAGTGATGGGTTCTAAGCCTATTCATGTGATGACAACGGAGGAAAGAAATAAAGTAAGTAAAACAACCGACTATTTTATTGACCTAGGAATGAAGAAGGAAGAGGTAGAAAAAATAGTATCAGTTGGTGATGCGGTTACCCGAGAAAGAGGCTTAATTGAGATGGGAGATTGTGTTAACTGCAAATCAATTGATAACAGAGTGTCTGTATTTGTTTTGATTGAAGCTTTAAAGACTTTAAGAGATCACCCTTATGATGTTTATGCTGTATTTACTGTACAAGAGGAAGTAGGACTTCGAGGTGCAAACGTGGCTTCCCATAAAATCAATCCTGATTTCGGAATTGCCTTAGATACTACCATTGCATTTGATTTACCAGGAGCGCAAGCCCATGAAAAAGTGACTTCTCTAGGTGGAGGAACCGCAATTAAGGTTTTAGATGCCATGACTATTTGCGATTACAGAATGGTAGAATTTATGAAGCAAACTGCTGATAGAAATTCAATCAAATGGCAACCTGAAATTTTAACCGCTGGAGGAACGGACACCGCAGGCTTACAAAGAATGGGTAAAAATGGGGCAATAGCAGGAGCAATTTCTATTCCTACAAGGAACATGCATCAAGTAATTGAAATGGCACACAAACAAGATATATTGGATTCCGTTCAATTATTGAATGCTTGTATAGAAACTTTAGATAAATATAATTGGGATCACTAA
- a CDS encoding SixA phosphatase family protein — MKELFITRHAKSSWDYPYLNDYDRPLNDRGKRDAPKMAQWLSLQANNADLIITSGAERAKNTALALQTVFNAPMKIDDQLYHASRSKLLNIIKKTDNNINFLLLVSHNPGLNDLADYLLSGFPDNIPTGGIVSLKLNIEKWSEVSPKNASLEFFQYPKNL; from the coding sequence ATGAAGGAATTATTTATTACTCGCCATGCCAAGTCAAGTTGGGATTATCCATATTTAAATGATTATGATAGACCATTAAATGATAGAGGAAAAAGAGACGCTCCGAAAATGGCGCAATGGCTTTCTTTACAAGCTAACAATGCAGATTTGATTATCACTAGCGGTGCTGAAAGAGCCAAAAATACTGCTCTAGCTCTTCAGACCGTGTTCAATGCTCCAATGAAAATTGATGACCAATTGTATCATGCGAGCAGATCGAAATTACTGAATATCATAAAGAAGACTGACAATAATATAAACTTCTTACTATTGGTAAGCCATAATCCTGGATTGAATGATTTAGCTGATTACTTGCTTTCTGGTTTTCCTGATAACATTCCTACCGGTGGGATTGTAAGTTTGAAATTGAATATAGAAAAATGGAGTGAAGTCTCGCCTAAGAATGCTTCACTAGAATTTTTTCAGTATCCTAAGAATCTATGA